The Aureitalea marina genome includes a window with the following:
- a CDS encoding aldo/keto reductase: MKTIKFKNGDQAHAIGLGTWKATGETVKQAVKDAVNAGYRHIDTAAVYQNENEIGEALQEIFAEGNVKREDLFITSKLWNDAHASEDVLPALSESLDKLQLDYLDLYLIHWPVAFQKGIGFPSKPEDYRSLNEVPLITTWQEMEKAHAKGLTRHIGVSNFSQKKLEDLNSKAEIIPEVNQVELHPLLQQNALKEYCDKNGIILTAYSPLGSGDRPDAMKADNEPNLFDIPTIGQIAEKHGISPAQVLIGWHAARGSSAIPKSTNPVHMRSNLEAAEIALDKTDMADIAALDKHFRFIDGKFFEMPGSGYQNIYDE; the protein is encoded by the coding sequence ATGAAAACGATAAAATTTAAGAATGGAGACCAGGCTCATGCCATTGGTCTGGGAACCTGGAAAGCTACAGGTGAAACTGTTAAGCAAGCTGTTAAGGATGCGGTCAATGCCGGTTATCGGCATATCGACACAGCCGCTGTCTATCAGAATGAGAATGAGATCGGAGAAGCCCTGCAGGAAATATTCGCCGAGGGCAATGTAAAACGGGAGGATCTGTTCATCACATCCAAACTCTGGAACGATGCACATGCTTCAGAAGACGTACTGCCTGCTTTATCAGAGTCATTGGATAAATTACAATTGGACTATCTGGACCTTTATCTGATCCACTGGCCGGTTGCCTTTCAAAAAGGAATTGGATTTCCGTCCAAGCCGGAGGATTACAGGAGTTTGAATGAAGTTCCTCTGATCACCACCTGGCAAGAAATGGAAAAGGCGCATGCCAAAGGCCTCACCCGGCACATAGGGGTGTCAAATTTTAGTCAAAAGAAGCTAGAAGATCTCAATTCCAAGGCAGAGATCATCCCGGAAGTTAATCAGGTAGAATTGCACCCACTGCTACAACAAAATGCATTAAAGGAATATTGCGACAAAAATGGCATCATCCTTACAGCCTATTCACCCTTAGGATCTGGAGATCGTCCGGATGCCATGAAGGCAGACAATGAGCCTAATCTATTCGATATACCGACTATCGGTCAAATTGCTGAGAAACACGGGATTTCTCCGGCGCAAGTCCTCATTGGCTGGCATGCCGCCAGGGGTAGTTCCGCCATTCCCAAATCGACCAATCCTGTCCATATGCGCTCTAACTTAGAGGCAGCAGAGATTGCACTGGATAAGACAGACATGGCAGATATTGCAGCTTTAGATAAACACTTCAGGTTTATTGACGGGAAGTTCTTTGAAATGCCCGGCAGTGGTTACCAAAACATCTACGATGAATAA